Genomic DNA from Vreelandella subglaciescola:
GCTGATGTAGAAGCCATGGAAAAGCAGAAAAAGGGACAAATTCTTTCCAAGCAGCTTATTGACAGCAATATCGTCAATGATTCCGATGAGGAAATTGGCTCTATTACCGATATTGTGATGGACAAGAATGGCAAGGTCGCGGGGATTATCGTGACGGTCGGTGGTTTTTTAGGCATGGGAGAAAAGCACGTGGCACTTCCGTGGGACTCTGTCGACATCACAATGGGTGACGATAACGAAAATTATGCAGTAACCACTTCCCTTGGAGAAAAAGAGCTAAAGAACAAGCCGGACTATAAAACAAAGAGAGATCAGGAAAATGAAAAAAGAATGAAAGACACCGATAAAAAAATGAATGATATGAAGAAGGAGAAGAAAGAGAAAGATATGGAGTAATGTGGCGTAATAGTGACGTTGCTTTTTTTTTGTGGCATGACGCCGGTCGTATCGGGCGAAGCTGCTCGTAACACCATGCGAAAACGACGCCAAGGCGAGTCCACGGCTGCTGCGCTCTGCCAACAGCTTATGTTTTTTGTTTTGCTAATCATGAAGTTGCTTAAAATAAGAAGCTTACTTGAATGCCTCTTTATGGAAGGCAATCAGCTCTTGAACGTCGTGCATGCCGGGTTCTTCGCTTTCCTGCGCGGAGCCACCGGCGAGAACTTCAAGCACCGTGCGTACGCCTCGTGATAGAGATTCCAGTTGGTAGCCACCTTCCAGCACCATGACAAGGCGCCCGCCGCAGTGCTGGTCAGCCAGCTCCTGGACGATACGGGTCAGCATGCCAAAGCCGTTGAAGCTGAGATTCATACACAAGTCGAGGCGGTGCATGTCGAACCCCGCCGAAACCAGGATCACATCCGGTTGGAACCACGCCACGGCGGGTACCAGTATTTCACGGTAGGCCTGCACCAGAGCGAGGTCGCCACAGCCGGCGGG
This window encodes:
- a CDS encoding PRC-barrel domain-containing protein — its product is MSGMAFAQDEGAKTQTKSDSMDQKQTEAKKNSAGADVEAMEKQKKGQILSKQLIDSNIVNDSDEEIGSITDIVMDKNGKVAGIIVTVGGFLGMGEKHVALPWDSVDITMGDDNENYAVTTSLGEKELKNKPDYKTKRDQENEKRMKDTDKKMNDMKKEKKEKDME